tcattttctttgcgttaccctttttttttcttagtcgtTAAAAATGGTGTAgacaagcacccccccccccccccctaagcCCCATATGTACGCCACTGAGTCATTGGAATGTGTTACGTAAGTCAAGGGAAACAATATAAGTCAATGTAACGCGTTATAAGTTTTGGGATCGGCTTAAAGTCATGGGAACGATTTGGAGAAAAGAACATGTCAGGTGGTCACCTTAGGGGCTCCGTAGAATCTTGACTCTATGCATAGCTGGCGAACTCCCCCGCCCCCCTCCTTGAAAAATCTCCAGACTGAATTGAACAAACAGAACTCAACCAACTGACCTAAacagaattataaagaaaaaacaacaatgataaCTTAACACTTACGTCATGAAAAAATATCCtcactttattttggaaaaaaaccCTGTCATGAAAAAGTCCTGCATGTAGTTGTTTCTCTATTCTATTGCAACACGGTCACCAGCATACCGTTTGCAAGATGAATACTTCTAAAAACAAAAGTTGACATACCATGGGTAAATCCTGACTAAAGCTATCTCTTTAAGAAGTGATTTGTTTAATGAAAATGACAACCAAAACAAAACCTAACACAGCTTAGTAAATTAAAAAGGACTTTTCCAGAAAATGTAATTGAAGGTAATATACGATACCCTCATTCAAAATGTGAAACTGTTAAGATATATGAGTGCTGATGAAAAAGAGAAATTACAGTTTACCAAAATAAATCTAGACTGCATTGATCAGAGACTATCATATATTTTGGACTATGGAACAGGTACCTATGGAACATCGCTTGTTAAGTTTGGCGTCTTCATTGTCACCGACGTCACTTCCTCAATTTAATAACCTGTGTACTTCTAATTCCACTGGATTTACTAACAGGGAAACGTGGCGAACCTCCAGAGAATACAAGCATTGTAAACTCAGGTGTGTATTTacattaatatcaaaatatacctttttgATTGTTAAGCATtgcacatttcatttattatcatgattgttCATTACTTCGCACGATATAAAATAGTAACATTTACTCGGCTACTGTTCACTTGCATCATTATCCAACATATAAATCAAATTAGCCGGCTTTCTATATAATATTAATGACTACGACTGGATCATGTATGATTGACAAAGCCTATTATCTAAACAAACTATGATTAGTTAACGGCTAGAAATTGTACAAGAAATTGCTACTAATCATTTAGACTAGAGTCGTACAGGTTCCCGTATACGATCCAGGTAAGTATACATTACAGCCAAACCGTTTTAGCCAAACAGAAGCAAGTCATTTTGATTTAAACTTAAacattacactcttaaaaatgttgggcaacatactgtccaaaCAACAATtggataaaaaaattatcaaatttttttgtagttttaaaccaataatgtgtgctttgggtgaaaaatacacagtattggttgaaaactacccagagttggataaatttttaaccaattagtgtgtggacagtatgctgcccaacattttaagaataTACTAGAAAGTCTGCAAGAGGTCTTTTTTTActgtaaattttattattttgcctAGAATCATTAGAATTTTCACCATAATATTACTCATGCACAGTGGGGTGCTCCAGTCGCAATCCCCTGGAGAAGCAAATACCCTAAAATGGAAAATGTCGACCTACTATAAATTTGAACAACTTGGATTGGGAGTGATAAAATAGATGATAGATTATTTATAGATATGCAACTGTTTGTTGAGATGACTTTTTTTAACTGCAGTTAGCTCGATTTGATACTTCCTTTTtaatggtgattttctgttttagATCGCCTAAATGGCCTCTTTCTCTTCAACTGAAGTGCGATGTGAAGATCCAAAATGTCCATCCAACGGAACTAGTGAGGATGTCGCATCGTACGGCATCCGAAAGCCTATGAATCTCTGTCCAGATTGCGCTGAAAGGAAGAACCACGAGGGTGTAATTTTACCTCGTGGTGAACAGCGAGGAACTACGTTCTGCACCCACCATCGTGATCGAGTAGCTAGTTGGTTCTGCACCAGCCATGATGCCACCGTGTGCCAGGAGTGTAAGTCATCCACGGATCACCAAGGCTGCACCCTGAAGGGTGTCGAAGATGTCTTGAAAGAAGCAGCTTCTCGGCTGAAGGAATCCCTCAAACAGGTCCGGCACAAACATGGAGAGCTGAGGAATCAGGAGGCTAAATTGCAAAGGACGATATCCAAGCTGGATACACATTTCAAGACGATCAAAGAGGCTATCAAATCAACCAAGAAGGGAAAAGGACGGAAGAAAGACGAGAGGAGACGTCATGATGATGGACAAAACAGAAGAACGCGAAGTGTAGGAGCAGGTGCAGAGGATATCCAGAACGAAAACGAAGCAGAGCAATGCCTTAAACAGATAGACGAAGGTCAACGAAGGGCTGATCGTCTGGTGAAAACGGTCAAAGAGCAATTGAACAAATGCTTAGAGGACACCTTAACGATTGCCGAGCGGATAGAACAACTTCTTCGCGACAGCGATCGCGGTATGGATGATATCAAATCTATTCTTGGAGATGTGGAAGCTACACTTCGGCTCTCAGTCGACATCCACCTCATGGATATCGCTGAACATTTTATTCACGGCATCAGGTACGAACGAAAAAATGACATCGATCTTGTCAAGGGATATAGAAGAAGCATGTGGTATATGAGTGACAGTATCACCTTGCCACAAAAGATCAGGAATCCTCAGGTACGGTGCATCGATAGCAAGGAGGTAGCTGTTCTTGACATCCATTGTAAAGCTGCTTATCGCGTGACCCTTCGGGACAAAAAAGTCAAACAGCTTGACATCGATTTGCCCATTGCTGATCTTGTATCCCATAATGGGAAAATCGTATGCCTTGACGATGGTGGGCTTTCGCTGCGCGTCTATTCGCGCCAATGGCAATACATTCAGGACATCTCCCTTCCCGGGCATATTTTCGAGAAACTGGCAGTGGGGTGCAGCAAAAACCTTCTTGCGTTGGCAAGGGAAAGACGTGCCTTCATCATCAAACCGACAGAAATGACGATTCACCAAAGGCACTCTATTGAAATAAACATCGATGGAGTCAAGGAATTCGTGGCGTTGACTTCAGGTCACATCATCGTGAAGCAACAAGGGAAGACCACTTTTACTGTCCTAGACCCAAAAGGCACTCAGATAAGGAAGATCAACCAGATAAACGGGACTGAAGCCAGCGTCTGCGTAGACAAAACAACCGGGACAGCGTATGTCCTTTACCTGGACAAGACAAGCAAGGACTTTGCCGTGTGCCGGTTCTCTGTGGCGGGCGGTGTAGTTCAAGAAGAGGTTTACGACTTGCACAAACTAGATCCTCGCCTTAAATTTCATCTGGATGTACTGGAATCAAAGAAACTATACATATGCAATGGTAACAAGCTCTTCTTTTTCACCATAATGAGTGCGGATGACCCTTATAGTCAGGGGCCTTAGGCCCATAATTTGAAGTTTTGGGGACAGAGTTGACAAAAGCACCAAACTTTCCCTATGCCACTATTAGGTCAATAGCTTCATTTTTTCCCACAGAACATGGTATTGAAAATTGCAtcttcatgcaaaaatatgctaatttatgtaaattagcagtaatttatgcatgaagccATATGCCAGTaggaattaattaataaaagttaataaaaaaGATACCAAACTTTAGGAAAGTCTCTATCAGGTCAATAGCTTTAATTTTCCCCACAAAACATAGTGTTGAAAATTGCATCTTCATGcaattttatgctaatttatgtaaattagcagtaatttatgcatgaagccATATGCCAATaggaattaattaataaattaaataaagacATACCAAACTTTAGGAAAGTCCCTTTCAGGTCAATAGCTTTAATTTTCCCCACAGAACATAGTGTTCAAAATTGCAtcttcatgcaaaaatatgctaatttatgtaaattagcagtaatttatgcatgaagccATATGCCAATAGGAATTGATTAATTAAAGTAAATAAAGAGATACCAAACTTAAGGAAAGTCTCTTTCAAGTCAATAGCTTTAAATTTCCTTATCAATcatgatattgaaaattgtgtcttcatgcaaaaatatgttaatttatgtaaattagcaattaatttatgcatgaaaagtaaaaattagtaaaaaggattaaaaagaaaccaaacTTAAAGAAAATCTCTATCAGATCGATAGTTTTAATTTTCCCTATCAAACGTGCTATTGAAAGTCCCGTCTTCATGCAAAATATGCTGATTTATGTATATTAGCaattattttatacatgtttgtataaattatcCCACTCCAAAGGGTATTAACAGTGGAAAAGGGGCCAAGCATTAATTTGAAGTACCTCTTTCAGCTCAAAAGCTTCAATTTTACCAgcaaaacatattgaaaatccTGTTTCCATGCAAAAGTGTGTTATATTATGTAAATTGAcaataatttatatatgaaGCTGTATTCCAATGACTAAGCAAATATTACAGTGAAAAGAGGCCGAAATCTGGAAGAAAACCTGCATCCAGAATCCAGCCGAATGTGACCCGATATCTCTGATTACAGCCGAACGATGGCCTGATTGTGGACCCGAATCAGAACGAATGTGCCGAGCTCAGACGGTTCGGGACAGTTATGCCCAGAATGATACAAATAGGTCCGAATCTGCCAAGAAAATTCCAAATGCCTCCCCTAATCCAACCGAATGTCACCCGAATACATCCCAAATGTGGCCCGAATTAAATTTGTTGTGGTCACATTCGGGAATATTCTGGAGGGTATTCGgctggttttgaacatttcaaaatgagCTGAATTCCTCATCGAATGTTCCCAAATTTTCTCGCATTTACGAAGGCAAGACAGAATATTCCTGAAACCACCCGAATACGTGTATATGAATTGATTCACCGCTGATTCAGTTCCGTTCTAACCCTAGCTTTAAtacccccgtcacacttattcggaatcagcaagAATCGAGCAGAACCAGCCGGAATGAAGAACTTTCAAAATTCGTGCCACATTCGGGagggaatttgaaattttcactacTTTTGCAAAAATGTCGTTCGAATACTTGCGTCCTTTGATCCCGCCTCTATTGATTCTTGCACATTCCGGGTGTATTGACTGTCGAATGCAGCTCGAATACAGTCGGAACACAGGAAGAATATTAAGAATGCTGTTAGAATGCAgcaagaatatttagaatgcagtCAGAGAGCAGTCAGAATGCACTTCGAATGTCGTTCGATATTTCTCCACTTCGAATGCACTtcgaaagttttgaacatgagcAAAACATTCGGGCCGGTCACAAGAATGGACCCGAATGTctggaatgcactcagaatgcagtcagaaatTTTAGAATGCGCTTCGAATATCCAGGAATGtaccaagaattttcattccgaCGGCATTCCGGCTAATTCCGCCTCTAGTGTGACGGGGGTTTAAGCAAGGGTAAtacccccgtcacacttattcggaatcagcaggaatcgagcagaagctggaaagaaaaaatattcaaaaaaactagaaatttttgggaggaacttctgaattcatcaaactggagcccggggggccacttacattgacgagtggataccatgcgcgaccagaaaaacacgtaaaaaggatgtccttttcacgatagggcacgttacgtacgtaacgtgataagggtgtcaaaaacacaaaaataatgaaaaaagggtgtctatttcgctaggaaaattacgtgtttagggtcgaatttgcgggaatgataaaacaaaattaaaatgtattataaaggatgtccattttgccccaacacttcgtgtttagagtccgatttgcacgaggtgtagaaggtggggtcgtactaaatcaaataaggtaaagccgacgaccgaagggcccgtaacaataaaacattcctgtacttgtttaggggttcatttcagggaatatttgccaagattatcgttttgtttccaatacttgttaagggtagggtttcacacgccaatacttgttaaggggtgcattttcagaatattgaaattacgtgtttagggtgcttttcgagaccacatggtcgcgcatggtatccactcgtcaatggaagtggcccccccgggaactggagatgaaattcagtgaattgaccaggtgtatcatcatacactagtcaaaatgaaccgcaatggagtcagattgataattcgtgctacgttcttggacattttaggggcattctaaatattctgactgcattctgagtacattcgaaatatttttgtcattcctTTTGGCCGTCCcaaaggttttggtcatgttcaaaacattcgaggggtatTCTCGAACGATGttggaagtagatttaaatgaccaattggtggtcaaacaatagtcctttcattcaggccaattctgcttgattcggaataagtgtgatgggggctttacaccaaaaccaaattctcccGAACAAATTCGGACAAATTTTTATTCTGCCCAGAATGGCCTGGATTCGGTACTTCGTCTCCGATTCGGGGAGCTCCCGGAATCTATTCGGAAGGATCCGGAACTATTCTGTTCTCCCACTCCCTATACGAGAACATTCGTGGAGGGATTCTGCTTGTCTTGAAATGTTTAAACCAGCCGAATATCCTCCAAAATACTCCCGAATGTGGCCACGACAACTTTTATTCGAGCCACATTCGGGATGTATTCGGATGGAATTCGGTTGAATTTGGGGAGGCATTTGGACAATTATTTTGGGAAGTCAATAATGCTCTGATTTGGGACCTATTCCAGACCGATGTGACTCTGATTCGGTCTGACATTGATtgggagaatttggttttggtgtTACCCTAGTTTTAGTGATAGAGATCATTTCATAagccaataaagaaaaatcactgaAATTATTCAGGTCACCGTCAACAAAGGGACgacagaaaaagaagaatgatcAGGTCTCTTTGCTCAAATCTGATGTATCCCTGTTCTGAAAAAATGTACATAGTTGTCAGAGGGGCAAACATGGACAGCTTTTTCTGACATTATACCCTCCTCTTTCTGACAGGGGGAAAATGTACTTGGGAAAGAAAGgatttataatttgcataaatttgcattttaaacatGATACCCTCCTCTGGTCGCATGGAAAGTCACCATAATGAATGAATTGTGTAACAGTGTCTCATATACATAGTGTTGTGCTCGTCCCTCTGTTTAAAACCTCGAAATATGATAGTTGATGTGTTTtacacttatttgcataaattttcattaattaacattgaaaattgattCTGATTCGGGAACTGTACAGAAATCAATCTAGATTTGATGCCCCATCAAAATAAATcccaaataccccccccccaaaaaaaaaggcttcTAGAAAAGTTTAGGTCTGTACTATACATATACAGTAATTTACGGTGAATAGTGTGATTTTgcataattttgcataaattagcactaTGAAATAGGATTCCAGTCATTGATATCGAGGCATCCTATCAAGAATTAATGCTTTTGGAACCAGTGACACATGTggaaaaataattgtgattttgacGATTCTATATGTCGagatatgataaaatatgtgtttttgcttaatatttgcataaaatttgcataaattaaccTTAAGAATTGATTCTTACTCACCAATTCTATAAAAATCGACCTACAGTTAAATGTTTAGCAAAAGAAGacccaaatacacaaaaattgggcatttgaaaattatttatggtGAGATATGGTGAATTATGAGTTTTTTGcgtaaaatttgcataaattagcatttttaaaTAGGATGCCCTTCACTGATTTCGGGGCACCCTATCTAGAATTAATGCTTTTGATACCAGGGACCCACATGCAAAAAATTGcacttttttccccaaaattttgCTAAGGCCCCTGACTATtagcaagaaatgaaataaactgaaagatgaaatgaaaatagttATTCCATAATAATTAACACGATATTGAATCACCTCAATAACGTTGAAAACgaataaattcattttc
This region of Lytechinus pictus isolate F3 Inbred chromosome 16, Lp3.0, whole genome shotgun sequence genomic DNA includes:
- the LOC135157058 gene encoding uncharacterized protein LOC135157058, which codes for MASFSSTEVRCEDPKCPSNGTSEDVASYGIRKPMNLCPDCAERKNHEGVILPRGEQRGTTFCTHHRDRVASWFCTSHDATVCQECKSSTDHQGCTLKGVEDVLKEAASRLKESLKQVRHKHGELRNQEAKLQRTISKLDTHFKTIKEAIKSTKKGKGRKKDERRRHDDGQNRRTRSVGAGAEDIQNENEAEQCLKQIDEGQRRADRLVKTVKEQLNKCLEDTLTIAERIEQLLRDSDRGMDDIKSILGDVEATLRLSVDIHLMDIAEHFIHGIRYERKNDIDLVKGYRRSMWYMSDSITLPQKIRNPQVRCIDSKEVAVLDIHCKAAYRVTLRDKKVKQLDIDLPIADLVSHNGKIVCLDDGGLSLRVYSRQWQYIQDISLPGHIFEKLAVGCSKNLLALARERRAFIIKPTEMTIHQRHSIEINIDGVKEFVALTSGHIIVKQQGKTTFTVLDPKGTQIRKINQINGTEASVCVDKTTGTAYVLYLDKTSKDFAVCRFSVAGGVVQEEVYDLHKLDPRLKFHLDVLESKKLYICNGNKLFFFTIMSADDPYSQGP